The following coding sequences lie in one Funiculus sociatus GB2-C1 genomic window:
- a CDS encoding ferredoxin--nitrite reductase: MTEATEVPGKVGKAQVEANGSPATVESSENLTNAGEATPTQNKFERIKSEKDGLVLKQELDYLAEIGWEAMEEADRDYRLRVLGLFYRTVTPGKFMLRMRLANGILSAYQMRVLAEIVQHYGDEGNADITTRQNIQLRQIRLEDVPDIYRKLEQAGLTSVQSGVDNVRNITGSPLAGIDPDELVDTRGLCRMVQDMITNMGKGNPEFTNLPRKFNIAIAGCRDNSVHAELNDIGFIPAYKNDTIGFNVIVGGMFSPKRYEASVPMNAWVPPEDVVALSRAILEVYRDHGLRANRQKSRLMYLIDKWGIEKFREEVEKRFGEVGGTIPLQSAAEKDEFLWEKKDYIGVYKQKQPGLNFVGLHIPVGRMYAQDMFDLARIAEVYGSGEIRFTVEQNLIIPNIPDTRMEAFLKEPLLERFSFDPENLMRGLVSCTGSQFCGFALIETKNRALAFVKALEAELTLPQPIRIHWTGCPNSCGQPQVADIGLMGTKGRKNGKVVEAVDIWMGGKVGYEAELGSRVMKSIPCDDLKPVLRDLLVEHFGAKPKQSLVLSH; this comes from the coding sequence ATGACGGAAGCAACCGAAGTACCAGGAAAGGTAGGTAAAGCTCAGGTGGAAGCGAACGGCTCCCCAGCAACCGTCGAATCATCTGAAAATTTGACAAATGCAGGCGAAGCAACACCAACCCAAAACAAATTTGAAAGGATTAAATCCGAAAAAGATGGTCTGGTATTAAAGCAAGAACTAGACTATTTAGCAGAGATTGGCTGGGAAGCGATGGAAGAAGCCGATAGAGACTATCGGTTGCGAGTTTTGGGTTTATTTTACCGCACGGTGACACCAGGCAAATTTATGCTGCGGATGCGGCTGGCGAATGGGATTTTAAGTGCTTACCAAATGCGGGTTTTGGCTGAAATTGTGCAGCATTACGGAGATGAGGGAAACGCCGATATCACCACACGGCAAAATATTCAACTGCGACAGATACGTCTTGAAGATGTACCAGACATCTACCGAAAATTAGAACAAGCTGGATTAACATCGGTTCAGTCTGGCGTGGACAATGTTCGCAATATTACGGGTTCACCTTTAGCAGGAATCGATCCAGATGAATTGGTCGATACGCGGGGATTGTGTCGCATGGTGCAGGACATGATCACTAATATGGGCAAAGGGAATCCAGAGTTTACGAATTTGCCAAGAAAATTTAATATTGCGATCGCAGGTTGTCGTGACAATTCAGTTCACGCCGAACTTAACGATATTGGTTTCATCCCAGCTTACAAAAACGACACCATCGGCTTTAATGTCATCGTCGGCGGGATGTTCTCGCCCAAACGTTACGAAGCTTCAGTTCCCATGAATGCTTGGGTTCCACCAGAAGACGTGGTGGCTTTGAGTCGAGCCATTTTAGAAGTTTATCGCGACCACGGACTTCGGGCAAATCGGCAAAAGTCGCGGCTGATGTATCTAATTGATAAATGGGGAATTGAGAAGTTTAGAGAAGAGGTAGAAAAACGCTTTGGTGAAGTTGGCGGAACTATACCTTTACAATCGGCTGCTGAAAAAGATGAATTCCTATGGGAAAAGAAAGATTACATCGGAGTTTATAAACAGAAGCAACCTGGATTAAACTTTGTGGGTTTACATATTCCCGTCGGTCGGATGTATGCCCAAGATATGTTTGACTTAGCCAGAATTGCCGAAGTGTATGGCAGTGGTGAAATTCGCTTTACAGTCGAGCAAAATTTGATTATTCCCAATATTCCCGATACTCGTATGGAAGCGTTTTTAAAAGAACCACTTTTAGAACGTTTTTCATTCGATCCAGAAAACTTGATGCGCGGGTTAGTTTCCTGCACAGGAAGTCAATTCTGCGGCTTTGCACTAATAGAAACTAAGAACCGCGCTTTGGCTTTTGTTAAAGCATTGGAAGCAGAATTAACTTTACCTCAACCAATACGAATTCACTGGACGGGATGCCCCAATTCCTGCGGTCAACCGCAAGTGGCAGATATTGGGTTGATGGGAACAAAGGGACGCAAAAATGGCAAAGTCGTCGAAGCCGTGGATATCTGGATGGGCGGAAAAGTCGGCTATGAAGCTGAACTTGGTAGCCGGGTGATGAAATCGATTCCCTGCGACGATCTTAAGCCAGTGCTGCGAGATTTACTGGTTGAACACTTTGGGGCAAAACCTAAGCAGTCATTAGTTCTTAGTCATTAG
- a CDS encoding molybdopterin oxidoreductase family protein, translated as MTTDTTKTLCPYCGVGCGLEVSPPAQPGKAVNRDSQGTPIWKVQGDRTHPSSQGMVCVKGATVAESLSKDRLLYPMVRDSLDEPFRRASWEEALDRVASRIKTVLSTQGPEAVCMYGSGQLQTEDYYVAQKLLKGCLGTNNFDSNSRLCMSSAVAGYSQSFGSDGPPCCYEDLDVTDCAFIIGSNTAECHPIIFNRLRKHHKKNPKVKMIVVDPRKTTTAEAADLHLAIKPGTDIDLLNGIAHLLMRWGRIDTFFIDECTSNFPAYAEVIQHYPPEVVAKRCGISVKELETAARYWADSERVLSMWSMGVNQSSEGTAKVRTIINLHLMTAQIGKPGSGPFSLTGQPNAMGGRETGGLSHILPGYRVVKNPQHRAELEEFWQLPAGQISPVPGLAAWDIITGLETGDVGMLWIVATNPAVSLPDLERSKAALMRSPFTVYQDAYYPTETAEFAHVLLPAAQWSEKTGTMTNSERVVTLCKAFRTPPGEAKADWKIFVEVALRLGFGDKFPYSTSAEVYDEYAQVTRDRVCDMSGISHARLAAQGPLQWPLPKEKESRLPAVKRLYTDGRFPSPDGRARFGAYHSRGLAEPPDPDYPYVLTTGRLYGHWHTQTRTGRIDKIKQMHPNPFIEIHPRDAANLDVQENDLVEVRTRRGTSRFPAKVTKAISPGTVFVPMHWGALWADKAEANALTHHISCPDSLQPELKACAVQLVPVAAEKSEGGYLRCDTKSPAFSSRV; from the coding sequence ATGACAACTGACACTACAAAAACCCTTTGCCCTTACTGCGGTGTTGGTTGCGGACTGGAGGTATCACCTCCAGCACAACCAGGTAAAGCAGTAAATAGGGATAGTCAAGGAACTCCCATCTGGAAAGTGCAGGGCGATCGCACTCACCCTTCCAGTCAGGGTATGGTGTGTGTCAAGGGTGCAACCGTTGCCGAGTCTCTGTCCAAAGACCGACTTCTGTATCCAATGGTGCGCGATTCCCTAGACGAACCCTTCCGCCGCGCCTCCTGGGAAGAAGCTTTAGATCGTGTGGCGAGTCGGATTAAAACCGTTCTCTCGACTCAAGGGCCAGAAGCCGTCTGTATGTATGGCTCTGGACAACTGCAAACAGAAGATTATTATGTTGCTCAGAAACTCCTGAAAGGGTGTCTGGGTACTAATAATTTTGACTCCAATTCTCGCCTCTGTATGTCCTCCGCCGTGGCGGGTTATTCTCAGAGCTTTGGAAGCGATGGCCCTCCCTGCTGCTACGAAGATTTAGATGTAACCGATTGTGCCTTTATCATCGGTAGCAACACGGCAGAATGTCACCCAATTATTTTTAACCGCCTGCGGAAACACCACAAGAAAAATCCCAAGGTGAAAATGATTGTGGTCGATCCCAGAAAAACCACCACAGCGGAAGCAGCAGATTTACACTTAGCGATAAAACCAGGGACTGATATCGATTTACTCAACGGTATCGCCCACCTGTTAATGCGTTGGGGCAGAATTGATACTTTTTTTATTGACGAATGCACCTCCAATTTTCCGGCTTATGCTGAGGTGATTCAGCACTATCCGCCGGAAGTTGTCGCCAAACGCTGCGGCATATCCGTAAAAGAACTGGAAACAGCTGCTCGCTACTGGGCTGATTCTGAGCGGGTGCTGTCTATGTGGTCGATGGGCGTGAATCAGTCTTCGGAAGGGACTGCCAAGGTACGGACTATTATTAATCTACATCTGATGACCGCTCAGATTGGTAAACCGGGGAGCGGCCCTTTTTCCCTGACAGGTCAGCCAAACGCGATGGGCGGACGAGAAACTGGGGGACTTTCCCACATCCTACCAGGCTATAGAGTGGTAAAAAATCCCCAACATCGCGCGGAATTAGAAGAATTTTGGCAACTTCCCGCCGGACAGATTTCGCCTGTTCCAGGTTTGGCGGCGTGGGACATCATCACGGGTCTAGAAACTGGTGATGTCGGAATGCTCTGGATTGTAGCAACTAACCCGGCTGTGAGTTTACCCGATTTGGAACGTTCTAAGGCAGCGTTAATGCGATCGCCTTTTACGGTATACCAAGACGCATATTACCCCACCGAAACTGCCGAATTTGCTCACGTCTTGCTTCCGGCGGCGCAGTGGAGCGAAAAAACTGGGACAATGACTAACTCTGAGCGAGTTGTCACTTTATGTAAGGCGTTTCGTACTCCTCCCGGTGAAGCGAAAGCCGATTGGAAAATCTTTGTGGAAGTAGCACTGCGACTGGGCTTCGGCGACAAATTTCCTTACTCTACCTCAGCTGAAGTTTACGACGAATATGCTCAGGTAACACGCGATCGCGTCTGCGATATGAGTGGCATCAGTCACGCACGACTAGCAGCGCAAGGCCCGCTACAATGGCCCCTCCCAAAGGAAAAGGAATCTAGACTCCCGGCTGTGAAGCGATTGTATACAGATGGCCGCTTTCCTTCGCCTGATGGACGGGCGCGTTTTGGGGCATACCATTCACGCGGTTTGGCAGAACCACCAGATCCAGACTATCCCTATGTCCTAACTACAGGCAGACTTTACGGCCATTGGCACACCCAAACCCGCACGGGACGGATTGATAAAATCAAGCAGATGCACCCGAATCCATTTATTGAGATTCATCCCCGCGATGCTGCCAATTTAGATGTTCAGGAGAATGATTTGGTGGAAGTGCGAACTCGTCGTGGCACATCTCGTTTTCCAGCTAAAGTAACAAAAGCAATTTCCCCCGGAACTGTCTTTGTCCCAATGCACTGGGGCGCACTTTGGGCAGACAAAGCAGAAGCTAATGCCCTAACTCATCACATATCCTGTCCCGACTCGCTGCAACCAGAATTAAAGGCTTGTGCGGTGCAACTTGTACCTGTTGCTGCCGAAAAATCTGAGGGAGGTTATTTGCGTTGTGACACTAAATCTCCGGCTTTTTCTTCACGAGTTTAG
- a CDS encoding CmpA/NrtA family ABC transporter substrate-binding protein, whose amino-acid sequence MTRLSRRQFIITAGAATAASLLAHGCSSGPTNTSTSANSSTGGSGSSPATLAANAPKVETPNAKLGFIALTDSAPLIIAKEKGLFDKYGMTGVEILKQASWPVTRDNLEIGSQGGGIDGAHILSPMPYFMTLGQTKNKQPVPMYILARLNTNGQAISIANTYKDAKVGLESKGLKEAFAQAKAGGKNDLKAAITFPGGTHDLWMRYWLAAGGIDPNQDISVVPIPPPQMVANMKTGNMETFCVGEPWNAQLVNQGQGYTALVTGELWKDHPEKAFAMRQDWVDKNPNSAKALLMAVQEAQQWCDKAENKEEMCQIVSQAKWFKVPAKDIIERSKGNIDYGDGRPVVTGSPLQMKFWADNASYPYKSHDTWFLTENIRWGNIPADTNLKELVDKVNREDLWKEAAKALGVPNAEIPTSSSRGIETFFDGVKFDPEKPEEYLKSLKIKKA is encoded by the coding sequence ATGACCAGACTTTCCAGAAGGCAATTCATCATTACCGCAGGAGCAGCTACAGCTGCATCTTTACTCGCTCATGGCTGTAGCTCTGGCCCTACCAACACCTCCACAAGTGCCAATAGCTCCACAGGTGGTTCAGGTTCCTCACCCGCCACCCTAGCGGCTAACGCACCAAAAGTAGAAACACCCAACGCCAAGTTAGGATTCATCGCCCTTACCGACTCCGCACCCCTGATTATTGCCAAAGAAAAGGGTTTATTTGATAAGTACGGCATGACAGGTGTCGAAATCCTCAAGCAAGCTTCTTGGCCTGTAACTCGCGACAACTTGGAAATAGGCTCTCAAGGCGGTGGTATCGATGGGGCGCATATCTTAAGCCCCATGCCTTACTTCATGACCTTGGGTCAGACCAAGAACAAGCAACCCGTACCGATGTACATTTTGGCGCGGTTGAATACCAACGGTCAGGCGATTTCCATTGCCAATACTTACAAAGATGCAAAAGTTGGTTTAGAAAGCAAGGGGCTGAAAGAAGCCTTTGCTCAAGCCAAAGCAGGTGGTAAAAATGACCTCAAAGCTGCGATTACGTTTCCTGGCGGCACCCACGACCTATGGATGCGCTACTGGTTAGCCGCTGGTGGTATTGATCCTAACCAGGATATTTCTGTTGTTCCTATCCCACCGCCGCAGATGGTGGCAAATATGAAAACGGGCAACATGGAAACCTTCTGCGTAGGCGAACCTTGGAACGCGCAGTTAGTTAACCAGGGACAGGGTTACACCGCATTAGTGACAGGTGAACTGTGGAAAGACCACCCAGAGAAAGCTTTTGCCATGCGACAAGATTGGGTGGATAAAAATCCCAATTCTGCCAAAGCGTTGCTGATGGCGGTACAGGAAGCCCAGCAATGGTGCGACAAAGCAGAAAACAAAGAGGAGATGTGCCAAATTGTCTCCCAGGCGAAGTGGTTCAAGGTGCCAGCCAAAGATATTATCGAGCGTTCTAAAGGCAATATTGACTACGGCGACGGTCGTCCAGTGGTTACGGGTAGCCCGCTACAGATGAAGTTCTGGGCAGATAATGCGTCTTATCCTTACAAGAGTCATGACACCTGGTTCTTAACTGAAAACATCCGCTGGGGCAATATTCCCGCTGACACAAATCTTAAGGAACTCGTGGACAAAGTAAACCGCGAAGATTTGTGGAAAGAAGCGGCTAAGGCGCTTGGTGTTCCCAATGCAGAAATTCCTACTAGCAGTTCTCGTGGCATTGAAACGTTCTTCGATGGTGTCAAGTTTGACCCCGAAAAGCCAGAAGAATACTTGAAGAGTCTCAAGATTAAAAAGGCATAA
- the ntrB gene encoding nitrate ABC transporter permease — MTAKADRRLQTNNPQQLLTSFFQKQAKYIVPPLVALALFLLVWQLLCPPGSKGLPGPIQVIGDTWNPYIINPFFDNGGTDKGLALQILASLGRVAIGFSLSAIVGITVGIIVGANDFAYRAVDPIFQVLRTIPPLAWLPISLAALQQSNPSAIFVIFITSVWPIIINTTVGVQQLPQDYRNVARVLRLSKQKYFLKILLPAAVPYIFTGLRIGIGLSWLAIVAAEMLVGGVGIGFFIWDAYNNSLMSQIIIALVYVGIVGLLLDRIVAFIASMVVPEEQK, encoded by the coding sequence ATGACTGCTAAAGCTGACCGCCGCCTGCAAACTAACAATCCTCAACAGTTACTGACAAGTTTTTTTCAGAAGCAAGCTAAATATATTGTGCCGCCCCTGGTTGCACTAGCATTGTTTCTGCTAGTATGGCAACTCCTCTGCCCTCCCGGTTCTAAAGGTTTGCCAGGGCCAATCCAAGTGATTGGTGATACTTGGAACCCTTACATTATTAATCCTTTTTTCGATAATGGCGGTACAGATAAAGGTTTGGCATTGCAAATTTTAGCCAGCTTAGGAAGGGTAGCAATTGGTTTTTCTTTATCTGCGATAGTTGGCATAACTGTAGGTATTATAGTTGGGGCGAATGATTTTGCTTATCGGGCTGTAGACCCAATTTTCCAAGTGTTACGTACTATTCCCCCGTTGGCGTGGTTGCCTATATCTCTGGCAGCACTACAACAAAGCAACCCTTCAGCTATTTTCGTGATTTTTATTACCTCAGTATGGCCTATTATTATTAACACAACTGTAGGCGTACAGCAGCTACCACAAGACTACAGAAATGTCGCCAGAGTGTTGCGGCTATCTAAACAAAAGTATTTCTTGAAAATTCTACTTCCCGCAGCAGTTCCTTACATTTTTACGGGATTAAGAATTGGAATTGGTTTGTCTTGGTTGGCGATTGTTGCGGCTGAAATGTTGGTAGGCGGTGTGGGTATCGGCTTCTTTATCTGGGATGCCTACAACAATTCTTTGATGAGTCAAATTATCATCGCGCTTGTGTATGTCGGTATTGTTGGTCTGCTGCTAGATAGAATAGTGGCTTTTATCGCTTCAATGGTAGTTCCAGAAGAACAAAAATAG
- a CDS encoding nitrate ABC transporter ATP-binding protein (This model describes the ATP binding subunits of ATP-binding cassette (ABC) transporters for nitrate transport, or for bicarbonate transport, in bacteria and archaea.) → MSFVEIDHVDRIYPLANGGTYVALRNVDLKIKQGEFISLIGHSGCGKSTLLNMVAGLDKPTRGGVILEGKQITSPGPDRMVVFQNYSLLPWLSVRENISLAVDEVFQNKPRGERKGIVEHHIDMVGLRQAADKRPGQLSGGMKQRVAIARALALRPKVLLLDEPFGALDALTRGGLQEKLMQICEESHVTSIMVTHDVDEALLLSDRIVMLTNGPEAHIGQILDVSIPRPRRRMDVVNHPSYYVLRNEMIYFLNQQKKAKKRQIQAPMAISRNGLEKVNLEIGFIPLTDCAPLVVAKEKGFFAKHGLEEVTLNREPSWKAIAEGVGTGRLDAAQMVAGMPMSMTLGGGGKPPVPICTALTLSRNGNAITLSKELYNQGVRTLADLKGAIAQNPDKIYNFAVVHPASMHNLMLRSWLASAGIDPDRDVNLTVIPPPQMVANLKAGNIDGYCVGEPWNSRAVQEGLGFVITTDMQLWAGHPEKVLGCKEEWANKYPQTHVALIKALLEACEYCDDHRHREEVLKLLCKPDYVGAAAEHIRPGFIDPYDRGTGEEPQMMLRYNQFFVDKANFPEREEGLWVMTQLARWGIIPFPKNWLDVTERVRRVDVYGQAARELGLTDIGRDREPIKMFDGTIFNPDDPLQYLNSVKIKRPITIEEINIDQLVISK, encoded by the coding sequence ATGTCTTTTGTAGAAATCGACCACGTAGACCGAATTTACCCACTTGCCAATGGTGGCACTTATGTAGCACTTAGGAATGTCGATTTAAAAATTAAACAGGGTGAGTTTATATCTTTAATTGGACACTCTGGCTGTGGCAAATCCACCTTATTAAATATGGTGGCTGGTTTAGATAAACCAACCAGAGGAGGTGTGATTTTAGAGGGGAAACAAATCACTTCGCCGGGGCCAGACCGGATGGTGGTCTTCCAAAATTATTCGTTGCTACCTTGGCTTTCTGTTCGGGAAAATATATCTCTAGCGGTAGATGAAGTATTTCAGAACAAGCCGAGAGGGGAGCGAAAAGGTATTGTAGAACATCACATTGATATGGTGGGGCTGCGGCAAGCGGCTGATAAACGACCGGGGCAGCTGTCGGGAGGGATGAAACAGCGGGTAGCGATCGCCCGCGCCCTCGCCCTGCGTCCAAAAGTGTTGTTGTTGGATGAACCTTTTGGGGCGCTGGATGCACTGACACGCGGCGGTTTGCAAGAAAAATTGATGCAAATTTGCGAGGAAAGCCACGTTACCTCAATTATGGTGACGCACGACGTGGATGAGGCGCTGTTGCTATCAGACCGAATTGTGATGCTGACCAACGGCCCGGAAGCGCATATCGGGCAAATTCTGGATGTGTCGATCCCCCGCCCCCGCAGGCGCATGGACGTGGTGAATCATCCCAGCTACTACGTGTTGCGAAACGAGATGATTTACTTCCTCAACCAGCAGAAAAAAGCCAAGAAGCGCCAGATCCAGGCACCTATGGCAATTTCCCGCAATGGGTTGGAGAAAGTAAATCTGGAAATTGGCTTTATTCCTTTAACTGACTGCGCCCCCTTGGTGGTGGCGAAGGAAAAAGGATTTTTTGCCAAACATGGGTTAGAGGAAGTCACCTTAAACCGCGAACCCAGCTGGAAAGCGATCGCAGAAGGTGTGGGGACGGGACGGCTGGATGCTGCCCAAATGGTCGCCGGAATGCCGATGTCAATGACTTTGGGTGGTGGGGGAAAGCCGCCAGTACCAATTTGTACAGCATTGACCTTATCCCGCAACGGCAACGCAATTACTTTAAGTAAGGAATTATACAATCAAGGCGTTCGTACTCTGGCAGACTTAAAAGGAGCGATCGCCCAAAATCCTGACAAAATTTACAATTTCGCGGTAGTGCATCCAGCCTCAATGCACAATCTGATGTTGCGTTCTTGGCTGGCTTCCGCTGGGATAGATCCAGATCGAGATGTCAACCTCACAGTGATTCCGCCCCCGCAAATGGTAGCCAACCTGAAAGCTGGAAATATTGATGGTTACTGCGTCGGCGAACCCTGGAACTCTCGCGCCGTTCAGGAAGGTTTAGGGTTTGTCATCACTACAGATATGCAGCTGTGGGCTGGACATCCGGAGAAGGTACTCGGATGCAAGGAAGAATGGGCAAATAAATACCCCCAAACCCACGTAGCTTTAATTAAAGCGCTGCTGGAAGCTTGCGAATACTGCGATGACCACCGCCATCGGGAAGAAGTTCTGAAATTACTTTGTAAGCCTGATTATGTAGGTGCTGCCGCCGAACATATTCGTCCCGGCTTTATTGACCCCTACGATCGCGGGACAGGCGAAGAACCTCAGATGATGTTGCGTTACAACCAGTTCTTTGTTGACAAGGCAAACTTCCCAGAACGGGAGGAAGGACTATGGGTGATGACTCAGCTGGCACGATGGGGGATTATTCCGTTCCCGAAAAACTGGTTAGACGTTACAGAACGGGTGCGGCGCGTGGACGTTTATGGGCAAGCGGCACGGGAATTAGGGCTGACAGACATTGGACGCGATCGCGAACCCATCAAAATGTTTGACGGAACAATTTTCAACCCCGACGACCCCCTGCAATACCTCAACAGCGTCAAAATTAAGCGCCCAATCACCATCGAAGAAATCAACATCGACCAATTAGTCATTAGTAAATAG
- a CDS encoding nitrate ABC transporter ATP-binding protein (This model describes the ATP binding subunits of ATP-binding cassette (ABC) transporters for nitrate transport, or for bicarbonate transport, in bacteria and archaea.), which yields MQTVNNSNTSSVSPQPSAFSPVINRDPYLVIENVSKVYPSAQGPCTVLDGVNLTVYEGEFICLIGHSGCGKSTLLNMVSGFNKPTHGEVRLQTATIREPGPDRMMVFQNYCLLPWMTAFDNVYLAVDSVFPDKPHKEKVAIVKEHLAMVGLTEAADKKPTQLSGGMKQRVAIARALSIRPKVLILDEPFGALDAITKEELQEELLTIWREHRVTVLMITHDIDEALFLADRLVMMTNGPKAKIGEILNIPFSRPRNRAQIMENPEYYNLRNYALDFLYNRFAHDDE from the coding sequence ATGCAAACTGTAAACAACAGCAACACCTCATCAGTCAGTCCGCAGCCGTCAGCCTTTAGTCCGGTAATTAACCGCGACCCGTATTTGGTAATTGAGAATGTCTCCAAAGTCTATCCTTCTGCCCAAGGGCCATGCACCGTTCTGGATGGGGTAAACCTCACCGTTTACGAAGGCGAATTTATCTGCCTGATTGGTCACTCTGGTTGTGGCAAATCCACACTGTTAAACATGGTGTCAGGTTTCAACAAGCCGACTCATGGGGAAGTGCGCCTGCAAACTGCGACAATTCGCGAACCAGGCCCAGATCGGATGATGGTGTTTCAAAACTATTGTCTCCTGCCCTGGATGACTGCCTTTGATAACGTATATTTGGCAGTAGATTCCGTCTTCCCAGACAAACCCCACAAAGAAAAAGTCGCCATCGTCAAAGAACATTTGGCGATGGTGGGACTCACCGAAGCCGCTGACAAAAAGCCAACGCAACTATCTGGGGGGATGAAACAGCGGGTAGCGATCGCCCGCGCCCTTTCCATACGCCCCAAAGTTCTGATTTTAGATGAGCCTTTCGGCGCATTAGATGCCATCACCAAAGAAGAATTACAAGAAGAACTCCTGACAATTTGGCGGGAACATCGGGTAACAGTCTTAATGATTACCCACGACATCGACGAAGCGCTGTTTCTAGCAGATCGGTTAGTAATGATGACCAACGGCCCAAAAGCTAAAATCGGCGAAATCTTGAATATTCCCTTCTCCCGTCCCCGCAACCGCGCCCAGATCATGGAAAATCCCGAATACTACAACTTGCGTAACTACGCCTTAGACTTCCTGTATAACCGATTTGCTCATGACGATGAATAG
- a CDS encoding ferredoxin--nitrite reductase gives MTSTATPTASLNKFEKFKAEKDGLAVKSELEHFARIGWEAMDETDRDHRLKWVGVFFRPVTPGKFMMRLRMPSGILTASQMRVLAEVVQQYGEDGNADITTRQNIQLRGIRIEDLPEIFNRFNQVGLTSVQSGMDNVRNITGSPVAGIDADELFDTRELVQQVQDMITSKGEGNKAFSNLPRKFNIAIAGCRDNSVHAEINDLAFVPAFKNGTFGFNILVGGFFSAKRCDAAIPLNAWVPPEDVVDVSRAVLEVFRDQGPRSNRQKARLMWLIDELGLENFRALVEKYLCKPLQPAVEKDEIDWEKRDHLGVYPQKQSGLNYVGLHVPVGRLFAQDMFDLARIAEVYGSSEIRLTVEQNVIIPNIPNSRMEAFLAEPLLEKFSTSPQPLTKALVSCTGSQFCNFALIETKNRAVAMIQELEAELSLTQPVRIHWTGCPNSCAQPQVADIGLMGTKVRKNGKTVEGVDLYMGGKVGKEAELGTCVQKSIPCEDLKPVLRDLLIQQFKAEIKN, from the coding sequence GGTCTGGCAGTAAAGTCAGAACTGGAACACTTCGCCCGCATTGGCTGGGAGGCGATGGACGAAACAGACCGTGACCACCGTCTGAAGTGGGTGGGTGTGTTCTTTCGACCAGTCACTCCCGGAAAGTTTATGATGCGGCTGCGGATGCCAAGCGGCATTCTCACAGCTAGTCAAATGCGGGTGTTAGCTGAAGTCGTGCAACAGTATGGCGAAGATGGCAATGCTGATATTACCACTCGGCAAAACATTCAACTGCGGGGAATCCGGATTGAGGATCTGCCAGAGATTTTCAATCGGTTTAACCAAGTCGGTTTAACTAGCGTCCAGTCTGGGATGGACAACGTTCGCAACATCACAGGGTCGCCAGTAGCGGGAATTGATGCGGATGAATTGTTCGATACCAGAGAACTTGTGCAGCAAGTTCAAGACATGATTACCAGTAAGGGGGAAGGCAACAAAGCCTTCTCGAATCTGCCGAGAAAATTTAATATAGCGATCGCAGGTTGTCGCGACAACTCGGTTCACGCCGAAATCAACGACCTCGCCTTCGTCCCCGCCTTCAAAAACGGCACCTTCGGTTTTAACATTCTCGTCGGTGGCTTCTTCTCCGCAAAACGCTGCGACGCAGCAATTCCCCTAAATGCCTGGGTTCCTCCCGAAGATGTTGTGGATGTATCCAGAGCAGTTCTCGAAGTTTTTCGCGACCAAGGCCCCAGATCCAATCGGCAAAAAGCCCGGTTGATGTGGCTTATCGATGAACTTGGACTCGAAAATTTCCGGGCATTAGTAGAAAAATATCTCTGTAAACCACTGCAACCAGCAGTCGAAAAAGACGAAATCGACTGGGAAAAACGCGACCACCTCGGCGTATATCCTCAAAAGCAGTCCGGCTTAAACTACGTCGGTTTGCACGTTCCCGTCGGGCGTTTGTTTGCCCAAGATATGTTTGACCTCGCCCGAATAGCCGAAGTCTATGGCAGCAGCGAAATTCGCCTCACCGTTGAACAAAACGTCATCATCCCCAACATCCCAAACTCAAGGATGGAGGCATTCCTAGCCGAACCCCTCTTAGAAAAATTCTCCACCAGTCCCCAACCCTTAACAAAAGCACTTGTTTCATGCACCGGGTCACAGTTCTGCAACTTTGCCCTAATTGAAACCAAAAACCGCGCCGTGGCAATGATTCAGGAGCTAGAAGCAGAACTTTCCCTAACCCAACCCGTGCGAATTCACTGGACAGGTTGCCCCAACTCCTGCGCCCAGCCACAAGTCGCTGACATCGGTTTAATGGGGACAAAGGTACGCAAAAACGGCAAAACCGTTGAAGGTGTGGATCTTTACATGGGCGGCAAAGTGGGTAAAGAAGCCGAACTCGGCACCTGCGTCCAGAAAAGCATTCCCTGCGAAGACCTCAAACCAGTGTTGCGCGATTTACTCATCCAGCAATTCAAAGCGGAAATCAAAAATTAG